A stretch of the Vigna radiata var. radiata cultivar VC1973A chromosome 7, Vradiata_ver6, whole genome shotgun sequence genome encodes the following:
- the LOC106766205 gene encoding 60S ribosomal protein L35a-1-like, protein MSWINMLNMMLNIRLYVRGTILGYKRSKSNQYPNTSLIQIEGVNTTEEVGWYAGKRLTYIYKAKVKKNGSHYRCIWGKVTRPHGNSGVVRAKHCLYNIKSYIPIFIIT, encoded by the exons ATGTCATGGATTAACATGTTAAATATGATGTTAAATATCAG ACTCTATGTGAGGGGTACAATCCTTGGATACAAAAG GTCCAAGTCAAACCAGTATCCCAACACATCCTTGATCCAAATTGAGGGAGTGAACACCACAGAAGAAGTAGGATGGTATGCTGGCAAGAGATTGACCTATATTTACAAGGCTAAggtgaagaagaatggaagcCACTACCGTTGCATTTGGGGTAAGGTTACAAGGCCTCATGGTAACAGTGGTGTTGTTCGTGCTAAACATTGCTTGTATAATATAAAGAGTTACATACCAATATTTATAATCACATGA